DNA sequence from the Pomacea canaliculata isolate SZHN2017 linkage group LG7, ASM307304v1, whole genome shotgun sequence genome:
tcatggcaggagccagcaaataagctaaaacacagcacagagaGTTTGCACTAGATGAGAGAATACATGGCTTAGTtagaaatgaataatataatgaACAGTTTCTCATTAATGGTCAAGTTTTCTTGAAGTAAAAGTCCAGTTACGTTTTGGCAGTGGGTGGTCAGTTTGGTTTTAGCATGGTTAATTTGATCCTATCCATTGTTGTCTTTAGGTCATTGGTTAAACATCAAAAAGGTTGTTGACCAACAGCAGCATGTTCTGTTAATCATACACCAACTTAAATTCAtgccttaaaaaataaaatgctttagaAAACTGAATACTCTAAATCCTTCTCATATCTCTAAATCCTTCTGACAAGAAAAGTAGAATCATTTGTAttcataaagacatttttttaaatctttcacttCTTGGAAAATTTGCATAGCACTTTCTCAATTTCTACAGTAGACTACTCTGAAATGCAGATAGACACTGAATgccttattttgttgtttttggaaaTCTATTTTTGCTTAAATCTTTTAGAGTATGCTCAAATAAGCAGTGAATGAGTTCTGGTTCGAATCTGATATCAGGGGACCAGCAGCAGAGGGTGATATCCACCTATATGGGGTCTatagaaataaatgtgatgACATTTGTACTGGAGAATGAATGTTTCCTGTCCTATGGTAGTTTTTAATACCACAgccttcccccttcccccccccccaccttttcTTGTGGGCCGATGAAAGTGGTCTGCTGTTTtggaaagaaataatgaatgtaTCCTCCACGATATATATTGGATGAAAGTGTTAAATCACCATTTATTCTTGCTGTTTATGAGTGCCCACTGAGTGGTTGAATGTGCGATTTGCCTGAAGGTTCTAGAAATTCTTGGATTTTGTTTGTAGTATGTGCAGTGGGAGAAAGGTAAGAATCTTTTGCAAAGATTCAGCCTTATTAGCTACAACATTAGACCAATGGTCGTTCCCAgtaagttgaattttttttattatgtgattAAGCCGATGTATTGGGTACAATCCCATTAAATGGGAATGAAGCGAATTGAACAGACGGGAGTGGAGTGCGAAGTTGTGTGCCTTTGATAAATCGGGAGGTGGGGCTTTTAATCAGTGGAAATGAAACCTTGGAGCTTGTACTATCATGTGACTAAATATGACGCATTGGCTGAATGTGTGGTCCGCTGGCCTCAGGATATCAAATTTGTCTCTCAATTTTTATTACCTGATTAAAATCTTTGAACTGAAATTCCTTGTAAATTGCATCCCTTCCATCTGTTACGCTCCAACCGTTTTCCTTCAGCGGCGATAGGGTTGTCTCCCTTACTTCGTCGGTCAATTTAGCGTTGTTAAAGGCCTGCAAAATATACTTTGTTAAGAATGGAAAGAATAGCAAAATGCTCGAAAaccaacattattattattttattacattgaAACTTAATGTATTAGATTACAAAATGTGCGTCTAGTGATAATGCAAGATCTAGATGAGAGACGATAAAACATGCTTGAATCGATAAGATTTCTACATTCCGTACTTTACTACAATAACTGTGAAAGCCAGAGCTCCATAATTTTATACAATAGAAACTAATTGTGTCAGAATAAAACATTATAGTctttaaaagtaataacaaaccattTTGTTTATCTCTCGCGAGCAGAACACACGAATCCTCTCCCTAAAGCTACTACGTAAACAGACAAGCAGCATTTGGATTTAAATGTAAAGCTAGCAAACTACTTTCGAAAGTGCGTTTACTTCAGACGATAATATTTTCGAACGTGTAAGAATTACTGCACAAGTACAAAGTAAAAAGCTACTACCCATACGATTACAGCATAAGATATGTGAATAGTTGGTGTTGCAGAGATCTGCCAAGATCAAAAGAATAACTAAAGAGCGTTACTCAGTGCCTGCAGTATTCGCTTTCAGCAGCCAGTATAGTAAACACCAGCAGACAGACGAGCCTAATGACCAGTTCTTAGTGTTTCAGCAGCCGGAACATGGCAGAACGACTGCTTATAATAGTGATTTGCGTCAGTCAGTGTATTTGCATTTCATTAATATAATTTCATTCAGTAAAGTAGAAACTGTTTTCTAGGCCATAGGGTGTATTGCACGTTTAATGTGAACCAGAATAATGACTAGCtgcttattttttgaaaatggcaaggatatatatttatgtaaactgAGTTGTGCAGATAATTACAATTTACCCAGTTTCAAGAGAGATATTTACAAACACAGCAAACAGCTGAAAACTTGGTCAGTATTGTAATACACTACCCTTCATCATGGTTCACCATGTCATCTGTTACTGTGGTTTAAAAATGCGTTTGCTTACAATtggaaagacaaaagaaatgggGGAAATCTTTAGCTGAAAAAAGATGACATTACAGCCagttactattaaaaaaaagggtaaaattaaaagaaaaagggtATTAACACATCAAGCCATGCACTGTCATATTTTCAGTGCAATatagaaaatatattgtttaattgtaaaaattgtataaaatgaaattcactaaatataaaacacaaaacactcttCGTTTTTTAGACATTAATGAAAACTCAACCATCTTTTTTTCAAGACGGTTCTGAGCAGCATGGCTGAATTTTGAGCCATTAACGCAAGCAATGAAACATCAGGGATTATTTAAACACTGTTacatatttaacattttacagacataaaatatttacatatgacCTATTCACACTCCTGGGTAGCAGTAAGTATTACAATGAAATCATACATTGACACAGGCATTCCTTATGAAATATTATCAATTTATGTGATCAAAACCATTTCcccttttaaaaatttcaaactaAATGCCTGCTCAAACCTTGCTCTCTTTTTATCATTCGTTGTACACTTTCGTTCATTTCTCGCATTCGTTTCGCACAATCTCATAAACGTGTCAACTGGAGTGGCTCACATATCTAACCCAGCAGCCATTCGATAAGAGAGGGCAGATTACACAAGCCAGCAATGAGGAAGAAAGAGTAGACGGTGAATATAATATTTCAGTCACGGACGTGTATACTGGTTCGTGATTTCAGTACAGGAGAAAACCAGGTCATCAGAGTCAAACTCTAGAGCATTAACAGGGTATCGTCTACAACCGGTCAAGCAAAGTAGTgtgctttgctttgtttattcactACAACTACCACGCACGCTGAGTTTATGAACAATAGACCTTCTTTCTGCCACCTTGTGCACTTTGAAGAGACATCAGTACAGTTGCCTACTTCCTGACTAACGCTGCCCGCCAAGAAGCTTCTTTGTAGGACTAAATCACCCCAGCGGTATATGGCTTGCCAGTCTCAGGTAAGTTAGGAAATGTCAGTACAACTAAAtgctgtttgaaaaaaaccaacaatagTTTTATTGAGAATTAGAGAAACTTTTAGAAAGGATAACCTAGCTACGATGGTGGGCGTTACCAGCACTGTGTGGAAAGCATAACAAGCGAACATTGTCACTGACTATTAAGCATATATCggtgtgtttcttttttcggAATAGCGCTGGACATGGACAAAATGCTTCCAGATATATTCTACTCTCTGTTTATCCACACATCTGACAATCCAAATGTATCCACACATAGTTCGACCAAACTGGCTCAGTCATGAACCTCGTTTTATTCACCCATGCAGCACGTATGTCTGTTTTGGTAGTCGACAAGATCTTATAGAAGCACATTAATATCACTGTACATCAGTTACAGAGGGAAACGAGTTTTCCATGCATCATTGTGACGAACGAGATGGGGAGAAGAATTGGCCTAGCTCACTCGAGGGGAAAGGGAACACTTCAATGGCTCGCTCACCCGACTTTCAccctctcacacccactcacccgcCTATTCGCATGTCCGCAcgcgtacacactgacagtcaCACTCACCCGTGTGCGCAAATACAACCGACAACACAGttacacagcaaacaaaattataatcaAGCAGAAAAACAAGGTTGAATAATATGAGACTCAATATGGGTCTCTGAATACACAGTCTGCCATAAGGTCGTTTTAAAttagacaaagaaaaaggataaaacaCACTTTCCTCCCAGCATTTCCCCGGAAGCGTGCACCTCCCAGTCTTGGACACAGCTGGGAACACAGCAGTGTCCTCGCGACAGGCTGCCCCTCGACAACCAGTAGTGGATAGTCGCAGAATTGCCTTGGCACACTACTGGCGGAGATCACAGGTCACACACCGCTGCCCCAGGCAATGACGATGGTGACGACGTTGGAAGTATGTTTTCCGACGCACTGTCCCTAGCTCACTGGCACCCCAGGCAACGGACGACAGGCGAAAGTGGTCCTGCAACAGCTTCAGACAACCAAGACCCCAGGGACACACAGGCACAGACGCACAGTATTCGCTACCCCCGGCGGTCGCTCTAGGCAACGGCCCTGATACTCTGGTTCTTGAAATGGCTTTTCAAATGCAATCCAAAGACTTTAATGTACTAGCccaaaatattttccctttcttcctttgtctttgtctgAGTCATTGTGAAGGAATTTGTCGACTAGCAAGCGTCGTCGGTGTACATGCATAACAAATCATCACAATGCAAAGGGATACTGTACAGGAAGCAAGGGATTTCGAGTGTAAAATCTGCATGCCTTGATGATTTCTGCTAATTGCGAGAAAATTGAACTGAACTGAAACTAAGATTAGAAGGAACACTTTGCAGCGACGAGAAATTTAACATGGCTCGGGAGAGATATGAAACCTCATCAAATGCATAATGATTTTTCACCGTAGAAACatgatattaaaacaaaaatacagattcAAAAGTTTTTTACATCAGTATTAGAGGGGTTTGGAGAAATTAATACTCGACTAAATTACAAAAAGTGAAATTAACAGCGAATGTAAACGACTCGGCCTCAGTTTGCCTTAGCAGAATACCTCACTTAGAAATATCTGAAATAACATCAAGTCATGATTCAGATCCAAGCAGGGCTGGATGCTATCCCCCTTTATAAAGACAGTACAATGTCTGGTAAATGTTCTTTCATGTTTCAGAATATGAATGCGTGTTCGAGTTTCGCGCAATGTGTTTTGGTCATCATAAACACTATATTTGCGGTAAGGTCACATCTCATGTTTTTATTAGTCACGATtaattgtctgtctgtctgtctgtttactcTTGCAAGCGAATCCCTTGTCTCTTTTTAAAGTTGTTGGCCAGGAATGGCACTTAAAATATTGTTACCTCGGAAGAAAAGGTAACCTGGCTAAAATACGTTTTTTGTGGTCTGTATCAGTGCTTGTATCAGTTTGGTTTCCATATTGTAAAGCAGTTGGAAAATTAAAATCACCcactttcaaaaatgtcttcacacGCCATTATAGTCTTCATAAGCCATATGAGTAACATTACTTTTTCTAtcttaaatgaaattaaaagaatttttttcaatattccCAAGTAGTGCATATAAATTAACCAATCAACTGATGTTGACATTATCCGTCTTGATGTGTGCTATAGGGTAATGTTTCTTTGCATTGGAACACTTTCATTTCTATCCCCAAACCTAGCGTATTCAAGTGTCCAGTAGTATGGTAAAATAAGTCAAGTCAGGTGGCGCACTCTAtcttgctattttttaaaaattgtatcaGGTCTTCGGGATCGTTTTCTTGATCGTCGGGTGCATGGTACGTTTCGGTTCGAGCCTTCTTGACGACCGTCTTCAGACCCTGTACGCTGTCGTCCAAGAGTATTTTGAGAAATCAGGTAAATTATAGCAATAGCTTGACAGTTACGATGTATCGTAAATATACACGTCAAATATGCGTCACTAATAGGTTAATCGCAAAGGACAGACGAGATGGCAAAAAAGAGTGAAGTGGTCTTAAACAAGTAGAACAAAGAGGAATGAAAGATGACGAAGAAATCacgaaatgaatgaaaacgaCATGGCTAGCAGGGCTGTCGCTATTCATGTATCACCCGTTTTTTCAGATGCAAGATTACGTGCATGATCACAGGAGGGGGGGATTGTTTGCTATCACAGGGTCAGAGCGTGGTGGACCTGCCATTGAACACATGGGGCATTTCCTACTGTGGGTAACAATGCTACCTGTAACCTCGCCCCGTCCTGATAGGAACACCGCTAGTTGGTTCGTGAACCCAAGGACGTGTAgagatggactgctgtctgtctgccaagaccaacacttagcctcatgcgaagttctccactgttagtcgtGCATGGTTCAAGTTAAACTCTTCTTCCTTGTTTTTAACTAAGTTTTTAAGTTTCGGGAACTCTTGTAAAGCTAACTAACTACACTTAATGGCCCACCCGATAGGTACAAGGAATGTTGCATCATGGACGtgaaaaacagctttttttttcctttactacTAAAACTGGCTTCAAAAGGTTTCACTCTACACTGATATGAAAACTGTAGGTATATGTCTCTCAAATATATAGATAACTAACCACCATGTTGTGAAAACATGACTTAGCATACGAACATCATCCCTATAAAAAAATGGTTGAAGCGGAGAACAAAAACTGTAATTTAGAGTGATGTATTATAAGGCACGGCCCCCTATACAAAAAGTGAGGATTAAGTTGGGCATTTGtgggcgcccggtagtgtactagttaaaacactcgcttgtcaccactgcagtgagaagctCAGGGTttaaatctcgtctcgggacactcccTGTAAGTGACACTTGTTCGCAGGGCTATAGTCGTCGGAGGTTTTTTgagggtactctggtttcctccctcccccatcccatAAGGCGAAATCACCTTAATGTGAATCAAAATATCAGCCAGGGGCGAGCGCTCCTTGCGGCAGTCATTAGCACTCATATAAAGGAGATAATTTCAAACACGGCAAGGAGAGACTGCGATATTATTTGTCGGGATTTTGTAGAATAAATAGAAATCCAGTGATATTGTAAttaaatgataatatttttctatgCTACTCTGTTTCATCTCACGTGAGTGATGTAGCATTAATATGTATAATAACTAGAAGAGTTATGATTTAATCAAAGAATTACATAGGTACTTAAATCTACAAAAGCTATTCCTATAGCTTCACAGCCATTTAACAACCGGGCCTCAGAGAACGGGGTGAAAACAACGAGTATATAGCGGTTAAAAAAACTCGCTTGTCACCAGTGCAGTGAGCgtctcagggttcagatctcgtctcaggacactCTGTTTGTGACATCTGTTAACAaggctgggcgtcgggggtttactccggtttccttcccacatagtgcgaaatcgccgctaagaggaagcactttcctaccaaacaaacattaacaacaaccacaaccgGGCCTCCCTCAACCTCTTTCTAAtgtttcttatttccttttaaaaattctaattCTTCTCTACAAAACAGTACAACAGTAATGATCGATGAGACAGTGATTGGAAACCGGATTTCGAAGAATTTTCCACGTTTATGCACCAACAAAATCTTCCCCTTCCTAGTAATATCATGCTTCCACAGTGCACTGAGGGTGTTTCATCAAGGTCGGTGACATCCAATCATCCAATCAGCTCTCTTACCGCGAGGCGCTAGTCGGAAGTCGGGAGAGGAGCCTATGTGCGTGGCTTGGTTTGAAACGTTCTTTCACTGTGGACGACGTCTACGAGCTTCACTAACATGGAGAAAAGGCCATTTAAATCCAAGAGAAGTGCTTAGCCACTTTAATGGTTTCCTGCTCTTGCCGAAGTAGTAATGTGAGGTAATCAGTATAGGAAACAAAGCAAACCGATGAAAGCGAAGCTCCGCAGAAGTCCTGCACGTTCTGCCGATGTCTGACTCTTTCACCTTTAGCTGTGGGCTGGCGAAGAGAACATTTGTCGGGTGCtatcaacacctttcttcccGAGTGAGAAATCGACAGGAGTGAAGCGTCGTTTCAACCAAAGATGCACAGTAGCTTATCCATGagcggtatttttttttttaataagcacAACTATGTCTAGTTTAATAATTTGTCtgggcttttaaaaaataaatatcagattTAAAACAACGATTTTTTAGCGTGTtttgcacaatatattttatttacttacatgaGATGGGAGATAGGCTCGTCAAATGCCAGGAAAATTCTCCTctctttcatgtgtgtgtgttctttggCGGGGAGGGTGTAGATACATGGGTCTTTCGTCAAAACTGTAGCGAaaagtatttcttatttattgttctctttctatatatatatatgggatcTAGCAAGCATATCAGTGACGTTTAAAGGTAATAGGCAAACCATcactgcacatttctgtttctccaGCAATTCGTCCCTGtaccaaaacaatattaattgtGTAACAGCTTAGTGGatatttattaatgattttaagTGAACATCTTGTTTTATTGgaatgcagtaataactttaagacagacgAAGTGCTTGATTTAATCTTACTGCTTGCTAAATCATACATATACTCCTGcagattcaaagaaaaaaaaaacacaacccGGTTGCAACCATTCATTTGGATACTGCAGCATAGGTATAAAACTTGAAATTGATAATGCACGCctggaaatgaaaaaagtaaaaaattgtaaaacagtGGCTATCCTACATGCAGCTTGTCGATCAGAGTTTAAGCAGTGACTATAgacttatatacatacatgttgacatacaTTACCTTATATGtctgttatattgttatatatgttatattGCAACGGTGTGAATTGTTTAAGCATAGAATTGTTAAGCCTGTAATATgtttaatgtgttaatggaaaataaatgtttaaataataaaaaattcattgataatacatttattaatatatttcttgCGCTCTCCGCACACTGTTATTTCGGAATCAATGCCTGACGCATCTTTTACATTACTTGTCTCCAAGACTGGCAAAGAAGTTCGAGT
Encoded proteins:
- the LOC112567743 gene encoding probable pterin-4-alpha-carbinolamine dehydratase isoform X2, whose amino-acid sequence is MLLVCLRSSFRERIRVFCSREINKMAFNNAKLTDEVRETTLSPLKENGWSVTDGRDAIYKEFQFKDFNQAFGFMTQVALKAEKMNHHPEWFNVYNKVQITLSSHDVGGLSLRDITLAKFIDEVVKNAK